A window from Polynucleobacter sp. MWH-UH25E encodes these proteins:
- a CDS encoding RIP metalloprotease, whose product MQALITLGAFLLTLGVLVSFHEFGHFLAARACGVRVLRFAIGFGKPLFTYRAPNQTEWVLASIPLGGYVKLLDGRDRNQVIRQDDRKDAFDHKPLWQRSLIVAAGPFANFFLAVVLFSVIYLSGVPQLPAVLQGPPENSLAYQLGVSQGDRVLGWQELSSDVAPSAGEFEPVISWNSLRWNLMDALTGNTGFALELEDSEGGRLIKSFKAEDLPRMRPDIDPMKELGLLPIATPLDQWPELKLSPSDASVLATQRVWLITKVSARLMLGMFTGQASLKQLGGPLSIADMAGKSVQVGWQPFLAFLALISISIGMLNLLPFHMLDGGQLLYDAWELVAGKRISVSVQEQLQKVGFLLLISLSLLALFNDLQRYISS is encoded by the coding sequence ATGCAGGCGCTAATTACTCTTGGAGCATTTTTGTTGACCTTGGGGGTCTTAGTAAGCTTCCATGAGTTTGGTCATTTTTTGGCGGCACGAGCCTGTGGCGTTCGAGTGTTGCGATTTGCTATCGGCTTCGGCAAACCATTGTTTACATATCGAGCACCCAATCAAACCGAGTGGGTGCTGGCCTCCATCCCTTTGGGTGGCTATGTGAAGCTCTTGGATGGTCGTGATCGGAATCAAGTTATTCGCCAAGATGATCGAAAGGATGCCTTTGATCACAAACCACTTTGGCAACGTTCTTTGATTGTGGCCGCTGGACCATTTGCCAACTTCTTTTTGGCAGTCGTTCTTTTTTCTGTGATTTACCTTTCTGGCGTTCCTCAACTGCCAGCGGTATTGCAAGGCCCCCCAGAAAATTCACTCGCTTATCAATTGGGTGTTTCTCAAGGTGATCGAGTGTTAGGTTGGCAAGAGTTAAGTTCGGATGTGGCGCCCAGCGCCGGAGAATTTGAACCTGTTATTAGTTGGAATTCCTTACGCTGGAATTTGATGGATGCGTTAACTGGTAATACTGGATTTGCTTTGGAGCTTGAAGATTCCGAGGGTGGTCGCCTCATTAAGTCGTTCAAAGCTGAGGATCTTCCAAGAATGCGGCCGGATATAGACCCCATGAAAGAGCTCGGCCTATTGCCGATCGCCACACCCCTAGATCAGTGGCCAGAACTGAAATTGAGCCCCTCAGACGCCTCAGTGCTTGCCACCCAGCGGGTTTGGCTAATTACCAAGGTGTCAGCAAGGCTAATGCTGGGAATGTTTACCGGCCAGGCTTCTTTAAAGCAGCTTGGAGGACCTTTAAGCATTGCGGATATGGCCGGCAAGTCCGTCCAGGTTGGCTGGCAACCCTTTTTGGCATTTTTGGCACTAATTAGCATCAGTATTGGGATGCTCAATTTACTACCTTTTCACATGCTAGATGGGGGTCAGCTCCTGTATGATGCATGGGAGTTAGTTGCTGGAAAGCGGATTTCGGTTTCGGTGCAAGAGCAGCTCCAAAAAGTGGGCTTTTTATTGCTGATTTCCCTTTCGCTTTTGGCATTGTTTAACGATTTACAACGCTATATTTCGTCTTGA
- the ispC gene encoding 1-deoxy-D-xylulose-5-phosphate reductoisomerase, with translation MARRVTILGSTGSIGVNTLDVIRAHPDRFRVVALTAGKQIDRLAEQCIEFKPTIAVVSEADDAKRLETLLRQKNISTQVMHGPGSLVTAVTDSNCDTVMAAIVGAAGLVPALAAAKAGKRVLLANKEALVMSGNLFMQAISAGGGALLPIDSEHNAIFQCLPNNFTQDSSLQNAYLGVEELWLTASGGPFRNTPLDQLASITPEQACAHPNWVMGRKISVDSATMMNKGLEVIEAFWLFGLPLEKIKVLIHPQSVVHSMVRYRDGSVLAQLGQPDMRTPIAYGLAWPDRIAAGVAPLSLTQMANLTFSEPDLARFPCLSLAFAAAQSGGTAPAVLNAANEIAVAAFLDEGLPYLKIPVVVEKALNAIATSNADSLDVILQVDAQARAVARDFIRAL, from the coding sequence ATGGCAAGACGCGTTACTATTCTGGGCTCCACCGGTTCGATTGGCGTTAACACATTAGATGTAATTCGTGCGCATCCAGATCGCTTTAGGGTAGTAGCGTTGACTGCAGGCAAGCAGATCGATCGATTGGCGGAGCAGTGCATAGAGTTTAAGCCTACTATTGCGGTGGTATCTGAAGCTGACGATGCCAAGCGCCTTGAAACACTATTGCGTCAAAAAAATATCTCGACCCAAGTGATGCATGGTCCAGGATCGCTTGTTACAGCCGTTACTGATTCGAACTGCGATACGGTAATGGCGGCAATTGTGGGGGCGGCAGGCTTAGTCCCTGCGCTGGCAGCCGCCAAAGCGGGTAAAAGAGTTTTATTAGCCAATAAAGAAGCTTTGGTCATGTCGGGCAATTTATTTATGCAAGCCATTAGCGCTGGTGGTGGCGCGTTATTGCCGATTGATAGTGAGCACAATGCCATTTTTCAATGCTTGCCAAATAATTTCACCCAAGATTCTTCTTTGCAAAATGCTTACTTGGGTGTTGAAGAATTATGGCTGACTGCATCTGGTGGACCATTTCGAAATACACCACTTGATCAGCTTGCAAGCATTACTCCAGAGCAGGCGTGCGCTCATCCAAACTGGGTGATGGGCAGAAAAATCTCTGTAGATTCAGCAACCATGATGAACAAGGGGTTGGAGGTAATTGAGGCCTTTTGGTTGTTTGGTCTCCCGCTAGAAAAAATTAAAGTATTAATACATCCGCAAAGCGTTGTACATTCAATGGTTCGCTATCGTGATGGCTCTGTGTTGGCGCAGTTGGGTCAACCGGACATGCGCACCCCCATTGCTTATGGATTGGCGTGGCCAGACAGAATCGCTGCGGGAGTTGCGCCACTCAGTTTGACTCAAATGGCTAACTTAACTTTTTCGGAGCCGGATTTAGCGCGTTTCCCATGCTTGTCATTAGCATTTGCCGCAGCACAGTCTGGTGGTACGGCACCTGCTGTATTAAATGCTGCGAATGAAATTGCTGTTGCTGCATTTTTGGATGAGGGTCTACCGTATTTAAAAATACCCGTCGTTGTTGAGAAAGCATTAAACGCAATCGCAACAAGCAATGCTGATTCTCTAGATGTAATCTTGCAGGTTGATGCGCAAGCCAGAGCCGTGGCGCGGGATTTCATTCGAGCTTTGTAA
- the tsf gene encoding translation elongation factor Ts translates to MAAITAAMVGELRAKTDAPMMECKKALTEADGDMARAEEILRVKLGSKAGKAASRVTAEGIVASSINGTTGALLEVNCETDFVSKNDDFLAFANDCVKLVAEKNPADVAALLALPLNGSTVDEVRSALIGKIGENIMPRRFKRFAGGNKLVSYLHGTRIGVMVEFDGDEVAAKDVAMHVAAMKPVALSTADVPAESIAIERSVAVQKAAESGKPPEIVEKMVEGSIQKYLKEVSLLNQTFVKNDKQTVEQMLKAANTSVKGFTMFVVGEGIEKRQDDFAAEVAAQVAAASKATA, encoded by the coding sequence ATGGCCGCAATTACCGCTGCAATGGTTGGCGAACTCCGCGCTAAAACCGATGCCCCAATGATGGAGTGCAAAAAGGCCTTGACCGAGGCTGATGGCGATATGGCTCGTGCAGAAGAAATTCTGCGTGTAAAGCTAGGTAGCAAAGCAGGTAAAGCGGCTTCACGCGTTACTGCTGAGGGTATCGTTGCATCTTCAATCAATGGCACTACTGGTGCTTTGTTAGAAGTGAACTGCGAAACCGACTTCGTATCTAAGAATGATGATTTCTTGGCATTTGCAAATGATTGTGTGAAGTTGGTAGCAGAAAAGAACCCTGCTGACGTAGCTGCTTTATTGGCATTGCCTTTGAATGGCTCTACCGTTGACGAAGTGCGTAGCGCATTGATTGGTAAGATTGGCGAGAACATCATGCCACGCCGCTTCAAGCGTTTTGCTGGTGGCAATAAGTTGGTTTCTTATCTCCACGGCACTCGTATTGGTGTAATGGTTGAGTTTGACGGCGATGAAGTTGCCGCTAAAGATGTGGCAATGCACGTTGCTGCTATGAAGCCAGTTGCTTTGTCTACTGCAGATGTGCCAGCTGAGTCCATTGCGATTGAACGTAGCGTAGCTGTTCAAAAGGCTGCTGAATCTGGCAAACCACCAGAGATCGTTGAGAAGATGGTTGAAGGTTCTATTCAGAAGTATCTCAAAGAGGTATCTCTCTTGAACCAAACTTTTGTGAAGAACGATAAGCAAACCGTTGAGCAAATGCTGAAAGCTGCGAACACCAGCGTGAAGGGATTCACGATGTTTGTTGTGGGCGAAGGCATTGAGAAGCGTCAAGACGACTTTGCTGCTGAAGTGGCTGCCCAAGTTGCCGCCGCCTCTAAAGCAACTGCTTAA
- the pyrH gene encoding UMP kinase, whose protein sequence is MPGYKRVLLKLSGEALMGDDAFGINPVTIDAMVSEIAQVVNSGVELAIVIGGGNIFRGVAGGAAGMDRATADYMGMLATMMNSLALQDALRQKGVEARVQSALRMDQVVEPYIRPRAIRAMSEGKVVIFAAGTGNPFFTTDTAAALRGAEMGVEVMLKATKVDGIYSADPVKDPTATLYKTITFDEALIKNLQVMDATAFALCRDRKLPIKVFSILKPGALMRVVQGEPEGTLVHV, encoded by the coding sequence ATGCCAGGCTACAAACGCGTCCTCCTAAAATTATCTGGTGAAGCCCTGATGGGGGATGATGCTTTCGGCATTAATCCAGTCACCATCGATGCCATGGTTTCTGAAATTGCTCAAGTAGTAAATAGTGGAGTTGAGCTTGCGATTGTGATCGGCGGAGGAAATATTTTCCGCGGCGTTGCAGGTGGTGCAGCAGGCATGGATCGAGCAACAGCTGATTACATGGGCATGTTGGCAACCATGATGAACTCACTTGCCTTGCAAGATGCATTGCGTCAAAAAGGAGTTGAGGCTCGGGTTCAATCCGCATTAAGAATGGATCAAGTGGTTGAGCCCTATATTCGTCCTCGCGCAATTCGTGCAATGAGCGAAGGTAAGGTTGTTATTTTCGCAGCGGGCACAGGAAACCCATTCTTTACCACTGATACCGCGGCAGCCTTGCGTGGTGCGGAGATGGGCGTAGAGGTGATGCTGAAGGCAACGAAGGTCGATGGCATCTATAGCGCCGATCCGGTGAAAGATCCAACAGCAACGCTCTACAAAACCATTACGTTTGATGAAGCGTTGATTAAAAACTTACAAGTCATGGATGCTACTGCGTTTGCATTGTGTCGTGACAGAAAATTACCAATCAAAGTATTTTCAATACTCAAGCCAGGCGCATTAATGCGTGTAGTGCAGGGTGAGCCTGAAGGTACTTTGGTACACGTTTAA
- the map gene encoding type I methionyl aminopeptidase translates to MNSVFTAEKDIQGMREAGRLASEVLDHVAPHVKAGVTTGELDRICHTYMRDVQKTIPAPLNYQPPGYPPFPASICTSVNDVICHGIPGDKVLKNGDVVNLDITVITPDGYYGDTSRMFMVGEVSVMAKRLTQITFECMWLGIAQVKPGASLGDIGHVIQTHAEKAGYSVVREYCGHGIGKVFHQDPQILHYGRPGTGEKLQAGMTFTIEPMINAGRREIRTMPDQWTVKTKDRSLSAQWEHTLLVTNTGVEVLTWSEGSNPPPDCVKGLSFRPSTSST, encoded by the coding sequence ATGAATAGTGTATTTACTGCAGAAAAAGACATCCAAGGGATGCGCGAAGCTGGTCGCTTAGCCAGTGAAGTTTTGGACCATGTTGCTCCCCATGTCAAAGCGGGTGTCACTACAGGCGAGCTAGATCGCATTTGCCACACCTATATGCGCGATGTTCAAAAGACCATTCCTGCGCCACTCAATTACCAGCCACCTGGCTACCCTCCATTTCCAGCATCGATTTGCACCTCAGTAAACGATGTGATCTGCCACGGGATTCCTGGTGACAAAGTTCTCAAGAATGGGGATGTAGTCAACTTGGATATCACCGTGATCACCCCCGATGGTTATTACGGTGATACCAGTCGCATGTTCATGGTGGGGGAAGTATCCGTTATGGCAAAGCGACTCACGCAAATTACTTTTGAATGCATGTGGCTTGGCATCGCACAAGTAAAACCCGGCGCGTCCCTTGGCGACATTGGTCACGTAATTCAAACGCATGCAGAGAAAGCCGGCTATTCCGTTGTTCGTGAATATTGTGGTCACGGCATCGGAAAAGTATTTCATCAGGACCCGCAAATTCTGCACTATGGTCGTCCTGGCACTGGCGAAAAATTACAAGCTGGCATGACATTTACGATTGAGCCCATGATCAACGCAGGTCGTCGTGAAATTCGCACGATGCCAGATCAATGGACAGTAAAAACAAAAGATCGTAGTCTGTCCGCGCAATGGGAACATACACTCCTAGTAACCAATACTGGCGTTGAAGTACTTACTTGGTCTGAGGGTAGCAACCCTCCCCCTGACTGCGTCAAAGGCCTTTCATTTAGACCATCCACCTCTAGCACCTAA
- the uppS gene encoding polyprenyl diphosphate synthase: protein MTQHLSSTQAIPEVSSIPRHVAIIMDGNGRWASKRMMPRVAGHSEGLGAVRKIVQECRRIGVEYLTVFAFSSENWRRPPEEVGFLMKLFLKSLKGEVSRLADNDICLRLIGDLSRFDNAIQEMVEFSEAKTAGCKALTFTIAANYGGRWDILQAMQRCVAANPNLKPEDISEELLQPYLSMAYAPEPDLFIRTGGEQRVSNFLLWQLAYTELYFTDVLWPDFDEAELHKAFDWFSRRERRFGRTSAQLASQAMSDAV, encoded by the coding sequence ATGACTCAACACCTTAGCTCAACGCAGGCAATACCAGAGGTTAGCTCCATTCCTCGCCACGTGGCGATCATTATGGATGGCAACGGGCGTTGGGCTAGTAAGCGCATGATGCCTAGGGTGGCTGGGCACTCTGAAGGTTTAGGCGCCGTTCGAAAGATTGTTCAAGAATGTCGCCGTATTGGTGTTGAGTATTTGACGGTCTTTGCATTTAGCTCTGAGAATTGGCGTCGCCCACCAGAAGAGGTGGGCTTTTTAATGAAGCTATTTCTGAAATCCCTTAAAGGCGAAGTGTCACGCCTCGCAGATAATGACATTTGTCTGCGGCTTATTGGAGACTTGAGTCGTTTTGATAATGCCATTCAGGAGATGGTCGAATTCTCCGAGGCAAAGACTGCGGGTTGCAAAGCGCTGACATTTACGATTGCGGCGAATTACGGTGGACGTTGGGATATATTGCAGGCAATGCAACGCTGTGTTGCAGCGAACCCCAACTTGAAGCCCGAAGACATCAGCGAGGAGTTGCTCCAGCCATATCTCTCTATGGCATATGCACCTGAACCGGATTTGTTTATTCGCACGGGTGGTGAGCAACGCGTTAGCAACTTTTTGCTTTGGCAATTGGCCTATACAGAGCTGTATTTCACGGATGTACTTTGGCCAGACTTTGATGAAGCTGAATTACATAAAGCGTTTGATTGGTTTAGTCGGCGTGAACGTCGCTTTGGGCGAACTAGTGCTCAGCTTGCATCGCAGGCAATGAGTGATGCCGTCTAA
- a CDS encoding phosphatidate cytidylyltransferase: protein MLKTRIITAFVLLAVLLPILFFLPPVYIGAFFLVAVLAGAWEWSRLLNPEAPRAAWLYATFCMVIIFVLLALQNVAWQFSILLLAVIFWFFIAPFILAKGMNLSLQKLRPFYVVLGLILLPATWFAIVFLRELGLVFLLSTMALVWVADIGAYFVGKAFGKHKLAVQISPGKSVEGVVGGLVLCYVYALACVFFLPFESTLFGAWAIRFGWVPMLLMVTLLTAFSIFGDLFESQLKRLTGVKDSSQLLPGHGGVLDRVDALIPTMPIAAILAGLV from the coding sequence ATGCTGAAGACCCGAATTATTACTGCCTTTGTTCTATTGGCAGTCTTATTGCCAATTCTATTTTTCCTGCCCCCTGTATATATCGGCGCCTTTTTTCTTGTTGCAGTATTAGCCGGCGCTTGGGAGTGGAGTCGCTTATTGAATCCTGAGGCACCTCGTGCAGCTTGGCTTTACGCTACATTTTGTATGGTGATCATCTTTGTTTTGCTTGCTTTGCAAAATGTAGCTTGGCAGTTTTCTATATTGTTACTAGCAGTAATCTTTTGGTTTTTTATTGCTCCTTTCATTTTGGCAAAGGGCATGAATTTATCATTGCAAAAATTACGGCCTTTCTATGTTGTGCTTGGTCTCATATTATTGCCAGCAACTTGGTTCGCAATTGTTTTCTTAAGAGAATTAGGGTTAGTCTTTTTGCTTTCCACAATGGCCTTGGTTTGGGTAGCAGACATTGGCGCATATTTTGTTGGTAAAGCTTTTGGTAAGCATAAGCTCGCTGTGCAAATTAGCCCTGGTAAGTCTGTAGAGGGTGTAGTAGGCGGTCTTGTGCTTTGTTATGTGTATGCCCTAGCGTGCGTATTCTTCTTGCCATTTGAGTCCACCTTATTTGGTGCTTGGGCTATTCGTTTCGGATGGGTGCCAATGCTCTTGATGGTAACTTTATTAACGGCTTTTAGTATTTTTGGCGATCTCTTTGAATCGCAGTTAAAACGTTTAACTGGCGTAAAAGATAGTAGCCAGTTACTTCCAGGCCATGGTGGTGTGCTTGATCGTGTGGATGCATTAATACCAACAATGCCCATTGCGGCAATCCTTGCAGGCCTTGTGTGA
- a CDS encoding [protein-PII] uridylyltransferase — MDAKSLRSARETAYAEFKQTQAVGKLTKQLSKLTDQLLAQMWGACDLSNAATLVAVGGYGRGGLFPYSDIDILILLPNESKEAEGVAKKVEQFIANCWDTGLEIGSSVRTVAECISESEQDITVRTSLLEARYLCGQRSFFKEFAKAFEGAMDPRSFFQAKLAEQIQRHYKYQNTPYSLEPNCKESPGGLRDLQVISWVSKAALLGNTFKDLHEAGLITKRELTELNRNQRLLETLRANLHLIAGRRQDVIAFDLQSPLAHAMGIEEESSRRASEAIMRRYYWAAKAVTQLNDVLLQNIEALLFPQESKTTHPIPGEGNEFFIERQGVLDITDPQLFQKHPEQILRTFLVFAQTASVKSLSATIFRALYNARTKMDAKWRSNPINRALFIEILKQPEGVSRAFHLMNRSSVLGRYLPAFRKIVGQMQHDLFHVYTVDQHILMVLRNVRRFMTLEHTHEFPFCSSLIARFEKPWLLVIAALFHDIAKGRGGDHSQLGKADMRKFAKEHGLDKKDTELLVWLVAEHLNMSQVAQKQDITDPDVVKAFAKKMGDERHLTALYLLTVADVRGTSPKVWNAWKGKLLEDLYRATLRVLGGAKPDASSELALHQEESRAKLRLYGINDASYEDLWKQLDVAFFLRQDSSDIAWLTRHLYNKVNTEQPIVRARLSPVGEGLQVAIYVKDQEDLFARICAYFERHGFSIWDARIHTTHHGYALDSFQISGSNLVDEGGSYRDLIQLVEFELTAALSKADPLPNPSMGRLSRQSRIFPIQPRVHMMPDDRGRYYTLALSASDRTGLLYTISRVLAKHQVSIHSARINTLGERVEDVLLLDAANLGKNPKLQIQLETELLEALSA; from the coding sequence ATGGATGCGAAAAGCCTTCGCTCTGCACGCGAGACTGCATATGCAGAATTCAAGCAAACGCAGGCGGTAGGCAAACTTACCAAGCAATTAAGCAAACTTACCGATCAATTACTCGCTCAAATGTGGGGTGCTTGCGATTTAAGTAATGCAGCAACGCTAGTTGCTGTCGGCGGATATGGCAGAGGTGGTTTATTTCCCTACTCCGATATTGATATCTTGATTTTGCTTCCGAATGAGAGCAAAGAGGCTGAAGGGGTAGCAAAAAAAGTAGAGCAATTTATTGCAAACTGCTGGGATACTGGATTAGAAATTGGCTCTTCAGTGAGAACCGTTGCGGAATGCATCTCTGAATCGGAACAAGACATCACAGTTCGAACCTCTCTACTCGAGGCACGCTATCTTTGCGGGCAAAGATCTTTCTTTAAGGAATTTGCTAAAGCTTTTGAAGGCGCAATGGATCCACGCTCATTTTTCCAAGCAAAATTAGCAGAACAGATCCAACGTCACTACAAATATCAAAACACCCCTTATTCTCTAGAGCCAAACTGTAAAGAAAGTCCTGGCGGCTTACGTGATCTGCAGGTGATCTCCTGGGTCAGTAAAGCAGCCCTGCTCGGTAACACCTTCAAAGATTTGCATGAAGCTGGCTTAATCACCAAGCGAGAGCTTACGGAACTCAATCGCAATCAACGACTATTGGAAACCTTACGCGCTAATCTACATCTGATAGCAGGGCGTAGACAAGACGTTATCGCTTTTGATCTGCAATCCCCCCTAGCTCACGCCATGGGCATCGAAGAAGAATCATCGCGCCGCGCAAGCGAAGCCATTATGCGTCGCTATTACTGGGCGGCCAAAGCAGTTACCCAGCTAAATGACGTCCTACTTCAAAACATTGAAGCACTTCTGTTTCCGCAAGAATCAAAAACCACCCACCCCATCCCTGGCGAGGGAAATGAATTCTTCATTGAGCGTCAAGGTGTTCTAGACATCACGGATCCGCAGCTCTTTCAAAAACACCCAGAACAAATTCTGCGAACCTTCCTGGTGTTTGCGCAAACTGCTAGTGTTAAGAGCCTCTCTGCCACTATTTTTAGGGCACTTTATAACGCTCGCACAAAAATGGATGCCAAGTGGCGTAGCAACCCCATTAATCGAGCACTATTTATTGAAATCCTGAAGCAACCAGAAGGTGTAAGTCGAGCTTTTCACCTCATGAACCGTAGCAGCGTGCTCGGAAGATACTTGCCTGCATTCAGAAAAATCGTGGGTCAAATGCAGCATGATCTGTTCCACGTCTATACCGTTGACCAACACATCTTGATGGTGTTGCGTAATGTACGTCGCTTTATGACGCTTGAGCATACTCATGAGTTCCCATTCTGTAGCAGCTTAATTGCTCGTTTTGAGAAGCCCTGGCTACTCGTTATCGCCGCCCTCTTTCACGATATTGCAAAAGGCCGCGGCGGTGATCACTCGCAACTTGGCAAAGCCGATATGCGCAAGTTCGCGAAAGAACATGGCTTAGATAAAAAAGATACTGAGCTTTTGGTGTGGTTGGTAGCTGAGCACCTCAATATGAGTCAGGTGGCTCAGAAACAAGACATTACCGACCCCGATGTTGTGAAGGCATTTGCCAAGAAGATGGGTGATGAACGACATCTCACCGCTCTATATCTTTTAACCGTAGCCGATGTCCGTGGAACAAGCCCTAAAGTGTGGAATGCATGGAAAGGGAAGTTACTTGAAGACCTCTATCGTGCCACCTTGAGAGTTTTGGGCGGCGCAAAACCCGATGCTTCATCCGAGCTAGCGCTGCACCAAGAAGAATCGCGAGCCAAGCTGCGGCTTTATGGAATCAACGATGCTTCCTATGAGGATCTCTGGAAGCAATTAGATGTTGCATTCTTCCTAAGGCAAGATTCTTCTGACATTGCCTGGCTAACCCGTCACCTGTACAACAAGGTTAATACAGAGCAACCGATTGTGAGGGCAAGACTCTCACCTGTTGGAGAGGGATTGCAAGTTGCTATCTATGTAAAAGATCAAGAGGATCTATTTGCTCGGATTTGCGCATACTTTGAAAGGCATGGCTTCTCCATTTGGGATGCCCGCATTCACACAACGCATCATGGCTATGCTCTTGATAGCTTCCAGATTTCAGGAAGTAATCTTGTAGATGAAGGCGGCAGCTATCGCGATCTGATTCAACTAGTTGAGTTCGAGCTGACTGCTGCACTCTCAAAAGCCGATCCTTTGCCCAATCCAAGTATGGGTCGCCTATCAAGGCAATCACGCATCTTCCCAATTCAGCCACGTGTTCATATGATGCCGGACGATCGTGGACGCTATTACACACTTGCCCTTTCCGCAAGCGATCGAACTGGCTTGCTGTACACAATCTCCAGAGTTCTAGCAAAGCACCAAGTCTCTATTCACTCTGCCAGAATTAATACTCTTGGTGAGCGTGTTGAGGACGTGTTGCTATTAGATGCGGCTAACCTTGGGAAAAATCCAAAGCTGCAGATTCAATTAGAGACTGAGCTGCTTGAAGCGTTAAGCGCTTAA
- the rpsB gene encoding 30S ribosomal protein S2, which yields MSVTMRQMLEAGCHFGHQTRFWSPKMAPFIFGHRNKIHIINLEKTLPMFQDALKFAKQVAANRGTILFVGTKRQSREIIAEEATRAGMPYIDSRWLGGTLTNFKTVKGSLKRLKDMEVAKEAGDWEKLSKKEALTNDRELDKLQKALGGIKDLNGVPDAIFVVDVGYHKIAITEANKLGIPVIAVVDTNHSPEGVDYVIPGNDDSSKAVTLYARGVADAILEGRANAVQEVLTAVKEGEEEFVEEGKAE from the coding sequence ATGTCAGTAACAATGCGTCAAATGCTGGAAGCTGGTTGCCATTTTGGTCACCAAACACGTTTCTGGTCCCCAAAGATGGCCCCATTCATTTTCGGTCATCGCAACAAAATCCACATCATCAACTTGGAAAAAACATTGCCAATGTTTCAGGACGCCCTGAAATTTGCAAAACAAGTTGCTGCTAATCGTGGCACGATTTTATTTGTTGGTACAAAGCGTCAATCACGCGAAATCATTGCTGAAGAAGCAACTCGCGCTGGTATGCCTTATATCGACAGCCGTTGGTTGGGTGGCACACTCACTAACTTCAAAACTGTTAAAGGTTCCCTCAAGCGTTTGAAGGATATGGAAGTTGCTAAAGAAGCCGGCGATTGGGAAAAGCTTTCTAAGAAAGAAGCTTTAACAAACGATCGCGAGCTCGACAAATTGCAAAAAGCACTTGGCGGCATCAAAGATTTGAACGGCGTTCCTGATGCAATTTTTGTTGTGGACGTTGGTTATCACAAGATTGCTATTACTGAAGCTAACAAGCTCGGTATTCCAGTAATCGCTGTTGTTGATACCAACCACTCACCAGAAGGTGTTGATTACGTTATTCCTGGTAACGACGATTCAAGCAAGGCAGTAACCCTCTATGCACGTGGCGTTGCTGATGCGATTTTGGAAGGCCGTGCAAACGCAGTTCAGGAAGTATTGACTGCAGTTAAAGAAGGTGAAGAAGAGTTTGTTGAAGAAGGGAAAGCTGAATAA
- the frr gene encoding ribosome recycling factor, with protein sequence MSAAEIKTNTDQKMQKSLESLKTSLAKIRSGRANPGILEHIQVEYYGNPTPLSQVASLGLADARTINVQPFEKTMVAVVEKAIRDSDLGLNPASQGTVIRVPMPALTEERRRELTKVVKSEGEDAKIAVRNLRRDANEHLKRLTKDKEISEDEERRATDEIQKMTDKAVVEIDKIISEKEKEIMTV encoded by the coding sequence ATGTCTGCAGCAGAAATTAAAACCAATACCGATCAAAAGATGCAAAAGTCACTCGAATCTTTAAAGACTAGTCTTGCAAAGATTCGCTCAGGACGTGCCAATCCTGGGATTTTGGAACATATTCAAGTTGAGTATTACGGCAATCCCACCCCATTGAGTCAGGTTGCAAGTTTGGGTTTGGCTGATGCCCGCACTATCAATGTACAGCCTTTTGAAAAGACCATGGTTGCTGTTGTGGAAAAAGCCATTCGTGATTCTGACTTGGGTCTCAACCCAGCTTCGCAAGGCACTGTGATCCGTGTGCCAATGCCAGCGCTAACAGAAGAGCGTCGTCGCGAACTTACTAAAGTCGTGAAGAGCGAGGGTGAAGACGCAAAAATTGCTGTGCGTAATTTGCGTCGCGATGCTAATGAGCATCTAAAGCGCTTGACAAAAGATAAAGAAATTTCTGAGGATGAAGAGCGTCGCGCTACTGATGAAATTCAGAAGATGACCGATAAAGCTGTCGTTGAAATAGACAAAATCATCTCTGAAAAAGAAAAAGAGATCATGACGGTTTAA